In Thermoproteota archaeon, a genomic segment contains:
- a CDS encoding DUF4097 family beta strand repeat-containing protein produces the protein MNRALLGAGKFFLFVGVLVLSLEYLPWWSIPDYGKAAILTGLGLVLLALSYSMRRASAVKRELVKVLVTVLVSLALSIVFMTISVHAGRALGMKFAEPAPHSNVTLGSFECNGTLVLNVTAVPFNIKVMGGDEDNLTVKMMAPANLIEDIRKSMTLTYWESDSVGEPSQLNIYTDYERPLILLGLPVYKPELRMEILVPKGCEITLATVESVSGNVEMEVGGLDAGLRTVSGDVIVRGTYASLQVRTTSGDVNLDVRIGHSGDVRTVSGDIVGRVHAWYGAYPSISGVRGFFADTTSGDIVLDLSKDDNIYLNVTAETMSGDVKFEGIRLLHSGEDRGITSVTKRFARGMVGTESSQEFVVQAHSTSGDISLRYVGD, from the coding sequence TTGAATAGAGCCCTACTCGGTGCTGGAAAGTTCTTCCTGTTCGTGGGAGTCTTGGTACTATCGCTGGAGTACCTGCCTTGGTGGAGCATACCCGACTACGGCAAGGCGGCCATCTTGACGGGCCTAGGGCTGGTACTACTGGCCCTCAGCTACTCGATGAGGAGGGCATCTGCCGTTAAAAGGGAGTTGGTCAAAGTCCTAGTCACCGTGCTGGTGTCCCTAGCCCTATCAATAGTGTTCATGACGATTTCTGTTCACGCAGGCAGGGCCCTGGGAATGAAGTTCGCGGAGCCCGCGCCGCACTCTAACGTAACCCTAGGCAGCTTCGAGTGCAACGGCACACTCGTACTTAATGTGACGGCGGTACCCTTCAACATAAAGGTAATGGGCGGTGATGAGGACAATTTAACCGTGAAAATGATGGCTCCGGCCAATTTGATCGAGGATATTAGGAAGAGTATGACTTTGACCTATTGGGAGAGCGATTCGGTTGGTGAGCCCTCCCAGCTCAACATATACACGGATTATGAGAGGCCTCTGATCCTACTAGGTCTCCCAGTGTACAAGCCAGAGCTCCGCATGGAGATCCTCGTACCTAAAGGGTGCGAGATCACGTTAGCTACAGTTGAGTCCGTCAGCGGGAATGTGGAGATGGAGGTGGGTGGACTGGACGCTGGGTTAAGGACAGTCAGCGGGGATGTGATAGTTAGAGGAACGTATGCGAGTCTACAGGTGAGGACAACCAGCGGGGATGTGAACCTCGATGTGAGGATCGGGCACTCCGGCGATGTCAGAACTGTCAGCGGAGATATAGTGGGTCGTGTTCACGCGTGGTATGGGGCTTACCCTAGCATAAGCGGAGTGAGGGGATTCTTCGCCGATACGACGAGTGGAGACATCGTCTTAGATCTGAGTAAGGACGATAACATCTACTTGAACGTAACGGCCGAGACGATGAGTGGTGACGTTAAATTTGAGGGCATACGCCTCCTCCACTCCGGGGAGGATAGGGGCATCACGAGCGTAACCAAGAGATTTGCCCGAGGGATGGTAGGCACTGAGTCCTCCCAAGAGTTCGTCGTGCAGGCACATTCGACCAGCGGGGACATCAGCTTGAGGTACGTTGGAGACTAG
- a CDS encoding M20/M25/M40 family metallo-hydrolase produces the protein MTSEVASFLRELVRVRSLSGDEGELASLIREELGKIGVDRVWIDRVGNVIAEIRGGGNGLLLFDAHMDTVPEGDLRNWRRDPFSADVIEGRVYGRGSVDMKGGLAAIVHSTSLVGEEDADLVYAFVVHEEDQEGFGVRHVIDSLDERPNLVVLGEPTSLNLARGHRGRAEVLVTLRGKTAHSSMPELGENCLHKICAYLSELRSLEMNTHPLLGKGSVAPVNVKVSPGIIPVIPDTCSVLLDRRTVPGETKEYVEAQLKGSVVRRRLRCYTGYEEDVEAWFPAWVSEGPYLVELARILGGELMVWRFGTDGSYTAGEAGIPTIGYGPGNQEMAHQPNEMVPIKEVERAVKGYAEIVRWFSSLQRTSS, from the coding sequence ATGACCTCGGAGGTAGCGTCCTTCCTAAGGGAACTTGTGAGGGTGAGGAGCCTCTCCGGCGATGAGGGCGAGTTAGCGTCCCTGATAAGGGAGGAACTGGGGAAGATAGGGGTCGATAGGGTCTGGATCGACAGAGTAGGCAACGTGATAGCCGAGATACGGGGAGGAGGCAACGGCCTCCTGCTCTTCGATGCCCATATGGACACCGTACCCGAAGGCGATCTCAGAAACTGGAGGAGGGACCCCTTCTCCGCTGATGTGATCGAGGGTCGCGTGTACGGAAGGGGCTCCGTCGACATGAAAGGCGGCCTAGCCGCTATTGTCCACTCCACTTCCTTGGTTGGAGAGGAGGATGCAGACTTGGTTTACGCATTCGTGGTACACGAGGAGGATCAGGAGGGTTTCGGAGTACGTCATGTGATCGATTCCTTAGATGAGAGGCCGAACCTCGTCGTGCTGGGCGAGCCTACCTCCCTGAATCTGGCTAGAGGGCACAGAGGGAGGGCTGAGGTACTCGTAACCCTCAGGGGAAAGACCGCGCACTCCAGCATGCCTGAACTGGGGGAGAACTGCCTCCACAAGATCTGCGCATACCTCTCCGAACTTCGGAGTCTGGAGATGAATACTCATCCCCTCCTAGGGAAGGGTTCGGTTGCTCCTGTGAACGTGAAGGTCAGCCCCGGCATAATACCCGTCATCCCGGACACGTGCTCGGTCCTCCTCGACAGGAGAACCGTCCCCGGGGAGACCAAGGAGTACGTGGAGGCCCAGCTGAAAGGCAGTGTTGTCAGGAGGAGACTGAGGTGCTACACCGGTTACGAGGAGGATGTAGAGGCGTGGTTCCCTGCTTGGGTGAGCGAGGGTCCCTACTTGGTGGAGCTCGCCCGCATACTGGGAGGTGAACTCATGGTGTGGAGGTTCGGCACCGATGGCTCCTACACGGCCGGCGAGGCCGGCATACCAACGATAGGCTACGGTCCCGGCAATCAGGAAATGGCCCACCAGCCGAACGAGATGGTTCCAATAAAGGAGGTGGAGAGGGCGGTTAAAGGATATGCCGAGATTGTGAGGTGGTTCTCTAGTCTCCAACGTACCTCAAGCTGA
- a CDS encoding nucleotidyltransferase domain-containing protein: MSYSSALRDILEERVKAREKIIRELRAYSKKLSENLGRVSIILFGSFAKGDYNLWSDIDVIIVSESFRGIRFVERCLEIGDPFGNLSPICWTPEEFEGMIKKPSWRRALEHSVVIQDMHGVVRKLRAEGVAPTYE; the protein is encoded by the coding sequence ATGTCTTACAGCTCAGCATTGAGAGACATATTGGAGGAAAGGGTGAAAGCTAGAGAAAAAATCATAAGAGAGCTCAGGGCCTACTCTAAGAAGCTAAGTGAGAACTTGGGTAGAGTGTCCATAATACTGTTCGGCTCCTTCGCCAAGGGGGACTACAACCTGTGGAGCGATATAGATGTGATCATTGTATCAGAGAGCTTCAGGGGCATTAGATTCGTGGAGAGGTGCTTGGAGATTGGAGATCCCTTCGGTAACTTGAGTCCCATTTGCTGGACACCGGAGGAATTCGAGGGTATGATAAAGAAACCTTCTTGGAGGAGGGCACTCGAGCATTCAGTAGTGATACAGGATATGCACGGCGTGGTTAGGAAACTCAGGGCTGAAGGAGTAGCTCCTACTTACGAATAG
- a CDS encoding HEPN domain-containing protein, protein MRFRIDLDEFDRWMKQAKHTLRLVQADLEVGGYDWACFKSQQACEFALKALLRGLGRQAFGHNILSFYRQASEVCEGSDEIEECVSYLDKLYIPPRYPDAFPEGFPAEHFTEKDALRAKECSRKVIEWVERCLTAQH, encoded by the coding sequence TTGAGATTCAGGATCGATCTAGATGAATTTGATAGATGGATGAAGCAGGCCAAGCATACTCTAAGGCTTGTGCAGGCTGACTTGGAGGTGGGAGGATATGACTGGGCCTGCTTTAAATCCCAGCAGGCCTGCGAATTTGCCCTTAAGGCCCTGTTGAGGGGACTGGGGAGGCAGGCATTCGGTCATAACATACTCTCCTTCTACAGACAGGCCTCGGAGGTCTGCGAAGGGAGTGATGAAATAGAAGAGTGCGTCTCCTATTTGGACAAGCTCTATATACCTCCGAGATACCCTGATGCATTCCCAGAAGGTTTTCCAGCCGAGCACTTTACTGAGAAGGATGCACTAAGGGCTAAAGAGTGTTCTAGGAAGGTTATCGAGTGGGTGGAGAGATGTCTTACAGCTCAGCATTGA
- a CDS encoding helix-turn-helix domain-containing protein: MEEDKLFQALAHKTRRIILRSLAEEGPQTYTSLLRKTGLTTGTLNHHLEKMRSLITSNRGLYELTEDGWKAYRAMLVIEEGSISATRAESPLDLVLRPFAGFRALAELKPSFIALSLLIGLSAILSTIRYFGIPSLIGNVLSPLIFSLAGAKVGYNAEDYVRFLVSFPVTLLPLLVSSLVVAQPESVAGLLGVPPYLISSAIPKVCLVWFFYLLMTSAKHSLKLNPSESFVVAAVGIFAGRVVLDSVGGVSLVLG; encoded by the coding sequence ATGGAAGAAGATAAACTGTTTCAGGCCTTGGCGCATAAGACTAGGAGGATCATCCTGAGATCGCTGGCCGAGGAAGGCCCCCAGACCTATACCTCCCTCCTCAGGAAGACCGGCCTCACGACGGGCACTCTCAATCATCACTTGGAGAAGATGAGGAGCCTCATAACCTCCAACAGAGGACTCTATGAACTGACTGAGGATGGGTGGAAGGCCTACAGGGCCATGCTCGTCATCGAGGAGGGATCAATCAGCGCCACCCGAGCAGAATCTCCCTTGGATCTGGTTTTGAGGCCCTTTGCTGGTTTCAGGGCTCTAGCCGAGCTTAAACCTTCTTTCATAGCTCTATCGCTGCTCATAGGTTTGTCGGCAATTCTATCTACGATCAGATACTTCGGTATTCCCTCCTTGATTGGAAACGTCCTCTCTCCTCTGATCTTCTCCTTAGCCGGAGCCAAGGTCGGGTACAATGCCGAAGATTACGTCAGATTCCTAGTCTCTTTCCCGGTCACCCTCCTCCCCCTCCTCGTATCGTCCCTTGTCGTCGCACAACCCGAGTCGGTGGCCGGGCTGTTGGGGGTTCCCCCCTACCTGATCTCCTCTGCCATCCCCAAGGTGTGTCTCGTCTGGTTCTTCTACCTACTGATGACCTCGGCCAAGCACTCCCTCAAGTTGAATCCCAGCGAGTCGTTCGTAGTGGCAGCAGTCGGTATCTTCGCTGGCAGGGTCGTGCTGGACTCGGTAGGTGGCGTCAGTCTGGTGCTGGGCTAG